In one bacterium genomic region, the following are encoded:
- a CDS encoding ABC transporter substrate-binding protein, whose translation MGTRVGSALVASSLALAVAFFTPAHPAAGAPSGPALTIDQGSDAATLDPALQYDPASYDVYRNIFDNLLTRDPGTGRIAAGVAKSWKSLTPTTWEFTLQPGIKFQNGDPLTAADVAFSISRILDPVLKSPQYQNFSAIQSVKVLNPTAVQITTAQPYPALLAQLVNLSIVPANYVKQKGNAEFNAHPVGSGPYEFVTWVKGDTITLRASPSYWRGRPFFDTVRFRAVPEPATQLADLQAGTADLIVSVNPDSVAQIQSNPKLQVLSGPTERVAYLAFNPLGQGPTAKRQVREAIAYALNDREMITALLAGQARKLNGLLTPQHAGYDPRLPGFAYDPSKAKALLVEAGYPSGVSLTFTTSPQYDQRIVQAIQGELARVGVQVKLQSYDFATYLHKVQSPQHDWGDIRFGQWSCACLDADGV comes from the coding sequence ATGGGCACCCGTGTTGGATCCGCGCTGGTGGCGTCATCGCTCGCGCTGGCGGTCGCGTTCTTCACCCCGGCACATCCGGCGGCGGGGGCCCCGTCGGGGCCCGCGCTCACGATCGACCAAGGGAGCGACGCGGCGACGCTCGATCCTGCGCTGCAGTACGACCCCGCCAGCTACGACGTGTACCGCAACATCTTCGACAACCTTCTCACGCGAGATCCCGGCACGGGGAGGATCGCCGCGGGCGTCGCAAAGTCGTGGAAGAGCCTGACCCCGACGACCTGGGAATTCACACTCCAGCCCGGGATCAAGTTCCAAAACGGGGATCCGCTGACCGCCGCCGACGTCGCGTTCAGCATTAGCCGCATCCTCGACCCTGTCCTTAAGAGCCCGCAGTATCAAAACTTCAGCGCGATCCAAAGCGTCAAGGTCCTGAACCCAACCGCGGTCCAGATCACGACCGCTCAGCCCTATCCTGCCCTGCTCGCGCAGCTGGTGAACCTCAGCATCGTGCCGGCCAACTACGTCAAGCAGAAGGGCAACGCCGAATTCAACGCGCATCCCGTCGGAAGCGGACCGTACGAGTTTGTCACGTGGGTCAAGGGGGACACGATCACGCTGCGGGCGAGTCCGTCGTACTGGCGCGGCCGCCCGTTCTTCGACACGGTGCGGTTCCGCGCGGTCCCGGAGCCGGCGACACAGCTCGCCGACCTCCAGGCCGGGACCGCCGATCTCATTGTGTCGGTGAACCCCGACAGTGTGGCGCAGATCCAGAGCAACCCCAAGCTGCAGGTGCTGAGCGGCCCGACCGAGCGCGTCGCCTACCTCGCGTTCAACCCGCTCGGCCAAGGTCCGACCGCGAAGCGACAGGTCCGCGAAGCGATCGCCTACGCGCTGAACGACCGTGAGATGATCACGGCCCTGCTGGCCGGCCAAGCGCGGAAGCTGAACGGCCTGCTCACGCCGCAGCACGCGGGCTACGACCCCCGGCTCCCCGGTTTCGCGTACGATCCGTCCAAGGCGAAAGCGCTGCTTGTCGAGGCCGGCTATCCGTCGGGCGTGAGCCTCACGTTCACGACGTCACCCCAGTACGACCAACGGATCGTCCAGGCGATTCAGGGAGAGCTGGCCCGCGTCGGGGTCCAGGTCAAGCTCCAGAGCTACGATTTCGCGACCTATCTGCACAAGGTCCAGAGTCCGCAGCACGACTGGGGCGACATCAGGTTCGGGCAGTGGTCGTGCGCGTGTCTCGATGCCGACGGTGTG